A section of the Solitalea canadensis DSM 3403 genome encodes:
- a CDS encoding sensor histidine kinase: MISHDLRGPLTSLQGLLNLFNDRLIEVDEFKELSMEVTERVRHNLQLLDNLLYWSNSQMLGLRVEAKQIELNNLVDEFLHLLRPEADAKNIIIENKLSENSIAYADINMIKVVIRNLLSNAIKFTRQGGRIKINSRKDGDAMVFSVEDNGVGISRENQMKLFSMDHFSTKGTANEVGTGLGLILCKDFIERNGGKIWTMSELGKGSTFSFSLPHHKLT, from the coding sequence ATTATTTCACATGATTTGCGTGGCCCACTAACATCCTTGCAAGGTCTGTTGAATCTTTTTAACGATCGTTTAATAGAGGTTGATGAGTTTAAAGAATTATCGATGGAAGTAACCGAACGCGTACGTCATAACCTTCAGCTGCTTGATAACCTACTTTATTGGTCGAACAGCCAAATGTTGGGTTTACGGGTTGAAGCCAAACAAATAGAGTTGAACAACTTAGTGGATGAATTTTTACACTTGCTAAGACCTGAGGCTGACGCCAAAAATATTATCATTGAAAATAAACTTTCTGAGAACAGTATCGCTTATGCCGATATTAACATGATAAAGGTGGTAATCAGAAATTTACTTTCGAATGCAATTAAGTTTACGAGACAAGGTGGACGCATAAAAATTAATTCGCGAAAAGACGGCGATGCAATGGTTTTTTCAGTTGAAGATAATGGGGTTGGTATTAGTCGCGAAAATCAAATGAAATTGTTTAGCATGGATCATTTTTCAACCAAAGGTACGGCTAATGAGGTTGGCACCGGTTTGGGACTTATTCTCTGCAAAGATTTTATTGAACGCAATGGCGGAAAAATATGGACGATGAGTGAACTAGGTAAAGGCAGTACATTTAGCTTTTCGTTGCCTCATCATAAACTAACCTAA
- a CDS encoding diacylglycerol kinase family protein, with translation MKIEKDHSFKARLKSFGYAYKGLKFLFLNEPNAKIHLLITIIVIIAGFYFNVSSIEWCMLLLAIGLVISAEMINTAIEKMADVVSPEKNAKIGLIKDIAAGAVLFTVVIAVLIGLIIFL, from the coding sequence ATGAAAATAGAAAAAGATCACTCCTTCAAAGCTCGCCTGAAAAGTTTTGGTTATGCCTATAAAGGATTGAAGTTTTTGTTTTTAAATGAACCCAATGCTAAAATCCATCTTTTAATTACCATTATCGTCATTATTGCAGGTTTCTATTTCAATGTTAGCTCCATTGAGTGGTGTATGTTACTCTTGGCAATTGGATTGGTTATTTCTGCTGAGATGATAAATACAGCTATCGAAAAAATGGCCGATGTTGTTAGCCCGGAAAAAAATGCAAAGATCGGTTTAATAAAGGATATTGCCGCAGGAGCGGTACTGTTTACAGTAGTTATTGCAGTACTTATAGGCTTAATAATATTTTTATGA
- a CDS encoding META domain-containing protein, which produces MKVKFTLVAMFAIFAFLGFGCNTMKSSGLVTPENVNQLVGSKWNLSQLMSNGSAIDISKGKPAFIEFNKDDSRVSGSLGCNNFTGGYKFEEGKLKFGPLASTKMMCTEMAVEDALSKALNDATDVKLNGEKLQLFKGSDLLASFTK; this is translated from the coding sequence ATGAAAGTAAAATTCACGCTCGTTGCAATGTTTGCAATTTTTGCCTTTTTAGGATTTGGATGTAACACGATGAAAAGTTCCGGATTAGTAACCCCTGAAAATGTAAACCAATTAGTTGGCAGCAAATGGAACTTATCTCAACTAATGTCGAATGGTAGTGCCATTGATATTTCAAAAGGAAAGCCAGCCTTTATTGAATTTAATAAAGACGATAGCAGGGTAAGCGGATCATTAGGCTGCAATAATTTTACCGGTGGATATAAGTTTGAAGAAGGAAAACTGAAATTTGGCCCGTTAGCAAGCACTAAAATGATGTGTACTGAAATGGCCGTTGAAGACGCTCTTTCTAAAGCCTTAAATGACGCTACTGACGTAAAATTAAACGGTGAAAAATTACAGCTGTTTAAAGGAAGCGACTTATTGGCTTCGTTTACTAAATAG